A part of Streptomyces sp. NBC_01235 genomic DNA contains:
- a CDS encoding MFS transporter translates to MAAGYLEILRAKHAARLLTGTLVGRLPNATAAIAIVLFVRAEGGTYSLAGALAAVYGVANAVGQPLLGRLVDLHGQPRVQLPAALASALAMAVFAFTGTDPLPLAYGAVAAAGLFTPPLEGGLRALWPAVLRREDQVHTAYAMDAVAQEVMFTVGPLLVTLCVSLWSAQAALPVLNAVGVLGALWVVASPPSRAWRSAPREAHWLGALRSPGLLALLGAFLFIGIALGSITVASVPYADDHGGDAVYGWLMAALGLGALVGGVAYGARRWAGAPERRLRGLVAFLAVCYLPLMLMPGAVAMVALTALAGVFLAPAIACAFVIVDRHAPRGTVTEAFSWLVTTFTVGASVGTGLAGPVVEAGGALWGFAMPGVAGAVSLVVLLATGRVLAAPAVSGMVAASSENDPNRAAEPRFSSGDRA, encoded by the coding sequence TTGGCCGCGGGATACCTGGAGATCCTCAGGGCGAAGCACGCCGCCCGGCTGCTGACCGGCACGCTCGTCGGCCGGTTGCCCAACGCCACGGCCGCGATCGCGATCGTGCTGTTCGTGCGCGCGGAGGGTGGTACGTACAGCCTCGCGGGGGCGCTGGCGGCGGTGTACGGCGTCGCGAACGCGGTCGGGCAGCCGTTGCTGGGGCGGCTGGTCGATCTGCACGGGCAGCCGCGGGTCCAGTTGCCCGCGGCGCTCGCCTCGGCCCTGGCGATGGCGGTCTTCGCGTTCACCGGTACGGACCCGCTGCCGCTCGCGTACGGGGCGGTGGCGGCCGCAGGGCTGTTCACCCCGCCTCTGGAGGGGGGTCTGCGGGCGCTGTGGCCGGCGGTGCTGCGGCGTGAGGACCAGGTCCACACGGCGTACGCGATGGACGCGGTGGCGCAGGAGGTGATGTTCACCGTCGGGCCGCTGCTGGTGACGCTGTGCGTGTCGCTGTGGTCGGCGCAGGCGGCGCTGCCGGTGCTGAACGCGGTCGGGGTGCTGGGGGCGCTGTGGGTGGTCGCGTCGCCGCCCTCGCGCGCGTGGCGTTCGGCGCCGCGCGAGGCGCACTGGCTGGGCGCGCTGCGGTCGCCCGGCCTGCTGGCGCTGCTCGGGGCGTTCCTGTTCATCGGTATCGCGCTCGGTTCCATCACGGTGGCGTCGGTGCCGTACGCGGACGACCACGGCGGTGACGCGGTGTACGGCTGGCTGATGGCGGCTCTGGGGCTCGGTGCGCTGGTCGGCGGTGTGGCGTACGGGGCGCGGCGGTGGGCGGGGGCGCCGGAGCGGCGACTGCGGGGTCTGGTGGCGTTTCTGGCGGTGTGTTATCTGCCGTTGATGCTGATGCCGGGGGCGGTGGCCATGGTGGCGCTGACGGCGCTGGCGGGGGTGTTCCTGGCGCCTGCCATCGCGTGCGCGTTCGTCATCGTGGACCGGCATGCGCCGCGGGGGACGGTGACGGAGGCGTTCTCGTGGCTGGTGACGACGTTCACGGTGGGGGCGTCGGTGGGAACGGGCCTGGCGGGTCCGGTCGTGGAGGCGGGTGGCGCGCTGTGGGGGTTCGCGATGCCGGGTGTCGCGGGTGCCGTGTCCTTGGTGGTTTTGCTGGCCACGGGGCGGGTACTCGCAGCTCCCGCCGTGAGTGGGATGGTTGCGGCTTCATCGGAAAATGATCCAAACCGTGCTGCCGAACCTCGTTTCAGTTCAGGGGATCGGGCGTAA
- a CDS encoding LacI family DNA-binding transcriptional regulator, which translates to MARGSTRPTSRDVAQAAGVSQAAVSLVLGDKWRGRVSENTAQRVRDAARELGYRPNLAARNLRLGRTRTVLLVVPALTAEFFGGVYTGAARVAAEHGFGVVLYPSPEGVGPARDPFASAQAALDGVLASSMAADALTAIRGDQLPLVMLDSDPAGSLGAATVNLDIADGVRQVADHLLGLGHRHFLHLAADIPSWTFEVRARELAARVGAVPGTSLRTAPAPISIDGARTAAEAALGSPGPRPTAVVCDDDKLAAGVYKALRRLGLRVPDDMSVTGLDDLALATALDPELTTVRLDAELFGERGMQALLAVLEGRTPDAGDIPVELVARASTAPPSAS; encoded by the coding sequence GTGGCACGAGGTAGCACGCGCCCCACGAGCCGCGACGTCGCCCAGGCCGCCGGAGTCTCCCAGGCCGCCGTCTCCCTCGTACTCGGCGACAAATGGCGCGGCCGCGTCTCCGAGAACACGGCACAGCGCGTACGGGACGCAGCCCGCGAACTCGGCTACCGCCCCAACCTCGCCGCCCGCAACCTCCGCCTCGGCCGCACCCGCACCGTCCTCCTCGTCGTCCCCGCCCTGACCGCCGAGTTCTTCGGGGGCGTCTACACCGGAGCGGCACGCGTCGCGGCCGAGCACGGCTTCGGCGTCGTCCTCTACCCCTCCCCCGAAGGCGTCGGCCCCGCCCGCGACCCCTTCGCCTCCGCCCAGGCCGCCCTCGACGGCGTCCTCGCCTCCTCCATGGCCGCCGACGCCCTCACCGCCATCCGCGGCGACCAGCTCCCCCTCGTCATGCTCGACAGCGACCCCGCCGGAAGCCTCGGCGCGGCCACCGTCAACCTCGACATCGCCGACGGCGTGCGCCAGGTCGCCGACCACCTCCTCGGGCTCGGCCACCGCCACTTCCTCCACCTCGCGGCCGACATCCCCTCCTGGACCTTCGAGGTACGCGCACGCGAACTCGCCGCACGCGTCGGGGCCGTACCCGGAACATCCCTGCGCACCGCACCCGCCCCCATCTCCATCGACGGAGCCCGCACCGCCGCCGAGGCGGCCCTCGGCTCCCCCGGACCACGCCCCACCGCCGTCGTCTGCGACGACGACAAACTCGCCGCCGGCGTCTACAAAGCCCTGCGCCGCCTCGGCCTGCGCGTACCCGACGACATGTCCGTCACCGGCCTCGACGACCTCGCGCTCGCCACCGCCCTCGACCCCGAACTGACGACCGTACGACTCGACGCCGAGCTCTTCGGCGAACGGGGCATGCAGGCCCTCCTCGCCGTGCTGGAAGGCCGCACACCGGACGCCGGGGACATCCCCGTCGAGCTCGTCGCACGGGCCTCCACAGCCCCACCCAGCGCCTCCTGA
- the prcA gene encoding proteasome subunit alpha, with protein MSTPFYVSPQQAMADRAEYARKGIARGRSLVVIQYADGIVFVGENPSRALHKFSEIYDRIGFAAAGKYNEYENLRIGGVRYADLRGYTYDRDDVTARGLANVYAQTLGTIFSSAGEKPYEVELVVAEVGETPDGDQIYRLPHDGSIVDEHGSVAVGGNAEQISSYLDQRHQDGMSLAEALKLAVQALSRDTNGTQREIPAERLEVAVLDRTRPQKRKFKRIVGRQLGRLLETDGASTEAESSEEE; from the coding sequence GTGTCGACGCCGTTCTATGTCTCACCCCAGCAGGCGATGGCCGACCGCGCCGAGTACGCCCGCAAGGGCATCGCGCGCGGGCGCAGCCTCGTTGTGATCCAGTACGCCGACGGCATCGTGTTCGTCGGCGAGAATCCGTCCCGTGCGCTGCACAAGTTCAGCGAGATCTATGACCGGATCGGTTTCGCGGCCGCCGGCAAGTACAACGAGTACGAGAACCTGCGGATCGGTGGCGTGCGGTATGCCGATCTTCGTGGTTACACCTATGACCGCGACGACGTGACCGCGCGCGGTCTGGCCAACGTCTACGCCCAGACGTTGGGCACGATCTTCTCTTCGGCGGGTGAGAAGCCGTACGAGGTGGAGCTGGTCGTGGCGGAGGTCGGTGAGACGCCGGACGGTGACCAGATCTACCGGTTGCCGCACGACGGGTCGATCGTGGACGAGCACGGTTCGGTGGCGGTCGGCGGTAATGCCGAGCAGATCAGCAGTTACCTGGATCAGCGTCATCAGGACGGGATGAGCCTGGCCGAGGCGTTGAAGCTGGCTGTCCAGGCGTTGTCGCGTGACACGAACGGCACGCAGCGGGAGATCCCGGCGGAGCGGCTGGAGGTGGCGGTGCTGGACCGTACGCGGCCGCAGAAGCGCAAGTTCAAGCGGATCGTCGGTCGTCAGCTGGGTCGGTTGCTGGAGACGGACGGTGCGTCCACGGAGGCGGAGAGCTCCGAGGAGGAGTAG
- the prcB gene encoding proteasome subunit beta — translation MEANTRSTGRLPAAFLTPGSSSFMDFLSDHQPELLPGKRQLPPTQGVIEAPHGTTIVAVTFPGGVVLAGDRRATMGNVIAQRDIEKVFPADEYSAVGIAGTAGLAVEMVKLFQLELEHFEKVEGAQLSLEGKANRLSTMIRSNLAMAMQGLAVVPLFAGFDVDRDRGRIFSYDVTGGRSEEHHFAATGSGSIFARGAMKKLFRNDLTEEEATTLVVQALYDAADDDSATGGPDVARRIYPIVTVITEDGFRRLTDEESSEIARSILERRLEQPDGPRAALL, via the coding sequence GTGGAAGCCAACACTCGTAGCACCGGGCGTCTGCCAGCTGCCTTCCTGACGCCTGGGTCCTCGTCCTTCATGGACTTTCTCTCCGACCATCAGCCGGAGCTGCTGCCCGGCAAGCGGCAGCTGCCCCCGACGCAGGGTGTGATCGAGGCGCCGCACGGGACGACGATCGTGGCCGTCACGTTCCCCGGTGGCGTCGTGCTCGCCGGTGACCGTCGCGCCACGATGGGCAACGTCATCGCGCAGCGGGACATCGAGAAGGTCTTCCCGGCCGACGAGTACTCGGCCGTCGGTATCGCCGGTACCGCCGGTCTGGCCGTCGAGATGGTGAAGCTGTTCCAGCTGGAGCTGGAGCACTTCGAGAAGGTCGAGGGGGCGCAGCTCTCGCTGGAGGGCAAGGCGAACCGGTTGTCGACCATGATCCGGTCCAACCTGGCCATGGCCATGCAGGGGCTGGCGGTCGTGCCCCTCTTCGCCGGGTTCGACGTGGACCGGGACAGGGGCCGGATCTTCTCCTACGACGTCACGGGCGGCCGCTCCGAGGAGCACCACTTCGCCGCCACCGGCTCCGGCTCGATCTTCGCGCGCGGGGCGATGAAGAAGCTCTTCCGTAACGACCTGACCGAGGAAGAGGCCACGACGCTCGTGGTCCAGGCCCTCTATGACGCGGCCGACGACGACTCGGCGACCGGTGGTCCCGATGTCGCCCGCCGGATCTACCCGATCGTCACCGTGATCACCGAGGACGGCTTCCGTCGCCTGACAGACGAGGAGTCGTCGGAGATCGCCCGCTCGATCCTGGAGCGCCGCCTGGAGCAGCCGGACGGCCCGCGCGCCGCTCTGCTGTAG
- a CDS encoding ubiquitin-like protein Pup, with amino-acid sequence MATKDTGGGQQKATRSTEEVEEQAPEAQASEDLKERQEKLSDDVDSVLDEIDDVLEENAEDFVRSFVQKGGE; translated from the coding sequence ATGGCGACCAAGGACACCGGCGGCGGCCAGCAGAAGGCGACACGCTCCACGGAAGAGGTCGAGGAGCAGGCGCCCGAGGCGCAGGCCTCGGAAGACCTCAAGGAGCGCCAGGAGAAGCTGAGCGACGACGTTGACTCGGTCCTTGACGAGATCGACGATGTACTCGAGGAGAACGCCGAGGACTTCGTTCGGTCGTTCGTTCAAAAAGGTGGCGAGTAA
- the dop gene encoding depupylase/deamidase Dop, which translates to MTVRRVMGIETEYGISVPGHPNANAMLTSSQIVNAYAAAMHRARRARWDFEEENPLRDARGFDLARESADSSQLTDEDIGLANVILTNGARLYVDHAHPEYSAPEVTNPRDAVLWDKAGERIMAEAAERAAALPGAQPIHLYKNNTDNKGASYGTHENYLMKRETAFSDIVRHLTPFFVSRQVVTGAGRVGIGQDGHEHGFQLSQRADYFEVEVGLETTLKRPIINTRDEPHADAEKYRRLHVIIGDANLSEISTYLKLGTTALVLSMIEDGFIAVDLAVDQPVRTLHQVSHDPTLQRLVTLRSGRTLTAVQLQMEYYELSRKYVEERYGADADDQTKDVLTRWEDTLNRLENDPMSLAGELDWVAKRELMEGYRRRDSLDWDAARLHLVDLQYADVRAEKGLYNRLAARGRMKRLLDEAEVERAITKPPEDTRAYFRGRCLEQYADDVAAASWDSVIFDLPGRDSLQRVPTLEPLRGTRNHVKELLDRCRTAEDLVRVLSGG; encoded by the coding sequence ATGACCGTACGGCGAGTAATGGGCATCGAGACGGAGTACGGGATCTCCGTCCCCGGCCACCCCAACGCCAATGCCATGCTCACCTCGTCCCAGATCGTCAACGCCTACGCGGCGGCGATGCACCGGGCCCGCCGGGCCCGCTGGGACTTCGAGGAGGAGAACCCGCTGCGGGACGCGCGTGGCTTCGACCTCGCCCGCGAGTCCGCCGACTCCAGCCAGCTCACCGACGAGGACATCGGCCTCGCCAACGTGATCCTCACGAACGGCGCGCGGCTCTACGTCGACCATGCGCACCCCGAATACAGCGCTCCCGAGGTCACCAATCCGCGCGACGCCGTTCTCTGGGACAAGGCCGGCGAGCGCATCATGGCGGAGGCGGCCGAGCGGGCCGCGGCACTCCCCGGCGCCCAGCCCATCCACCTCTACAAGAACAACACCGACAACAAGGGCGCCTCCTACGGCACGCACGAGAACTACCTGATGAAGCGGGAAACCGCTTTCTCCGACATCGTGCGCCACCTGACCCCGTTCTTCGTCTCGCGCCAGGTGGTCACCGGCGCCGGCCGCGTCGGCATCGGCCAGGACGGTCACGAACACGGCTTCCAGCTCAGCCAGCGCGCCGACTACTTCGAGGTCGAGGTCGGCCTGGAGACCACCCTCAAGCGCCCGATCATCAACACCCGCGACGAGCCGCACGCGGACGCCGAGAAGTACCGCCGCCTCCATGTGATCATCGGCGACGCGAACCTGTCGGAGATCTCGACGTACCTCAAGCTGGGCACGACCGCCCTGGTCCTGTCCATGATCGAGGACGGCTTCATCGCGGTCGACCTGGCCGTCGACCAGCCCGTGCGCACCCTCCACCAGGTCTCCCACGACCCGACGCTCCAGCGCCTGGTCACCCTCCGCAGCGGCCGCACACTCACCGCGGTCCAGCTCCAGATGGAGTACTACGAGCTCTCGCGCAAGTACGTGGAGGAGCGGTACGGCGCGGACGCCGACGACCAGACCAAGGACGTCCTCACCCGCTGGGAGGACACCCTGAACCGCCTGGAGAACGACCCCATGAGCCTCGCCGGCGAACTCGACTGGGTCGCCAAGCGGGAGCTCATGGAGGGCTACCGGCGCCGTGACAGCCTCGACTGGGACGCCGCCCGCCTCCACCTCGTCGACCTCCAGTACGCCGACGTACGGGCCGAGAAGGGCCTCTACAACCGTCTGGCGGCCCGCGGCCGTATGAAGCGACTGCTGGACGAGGCCGAGGTCGAGAGGGCGATCACGAAGCCTCCGGAGGACACGCGCGCGTACTTCCGCGGCCGCTGCCTGGAGCAGTACGCCGACGACGTCGCCGCCGCCTCCTGGGACTCGGTGATCTTCGACCTGCCGGGCCGGGATTCGCTCCAGCGCGTCCCAACCCTCGAACCTCTTCGCGGAACGCGAAATCACGTCAAGGAGCTCCTGGACCGCTGCCGCACGGCAGAAGACCTGGTCAGGGTCCTCTCGGGTGGCTGA
- the arc gene encoding proteasome ATPase, which translates to MAAHDDDMNRGIRPGRGSDDPSGQIAYLEQEIAVLRRKLADSPRHTRILEERIVELQTNLAGVSAQNERLANTLREARDQIVALKEEVDRLAQPPAGFGVFLTANEDGTADIFTGGRKLRVNVSPSVELDELRRGQEVMLNEALNVVEAMEYERVGDIVTLKEILEDGERALVLGHTDEERVVRLAEPLLDVTIRPGDALLLEPRSGYVYEIVPKSEVEELVLEEVPDIGYEQIGGLGGQIEMIRDAVELPYLYPDLFKEHELRPPKGVLLYGPPGCGKTLIAKAVANSLAKKVAEVTGQATGKSFFLNIKGPELLNKYVGETERQIRLVFQRAREKASEGTPVIVFFDEMESLFRTRGSGVSSDVENTIVPQLLAEIDGVEGLQNVVVIGASNREDMIDPAILRPGRLDVKIKIERPDAEAAKDIFQKYLTERLPLHSEDVGEHGGDKTTTVQSMIQTAVEHMYAESEENRFLEVTYANGDKEVLYFKDFNSGAMIENIVGRAKKMAIKDFLDHNQKGLRVSHLLQACVDEFKENEDLPNTTNPDDWARISGKKGERIVYIRTLITGKQGADTGRSIDTVANTGQYL; encoded by the coding sequence GTGGCAGCCCACGACGACGACATGAACCGCGGCATCCGCCCGGGACGAGGGTCCGACGACCCGTCCGGGCAGATTGCCTACCTTGAGCAGGAGATCGCCGTCCTGCGACGCAAGCTCGCCGACTCTCCGCGACACACGAGGATTCTCGAAGAGCGGATCGTCGAGCTGCAGACCAACCTGGCCGGCGTGTCCGCCCAGAACGAGCGACTCGCCAACACACTCCGTGAGGCCCGCGACCAGATCGTGGCCCTCAAGGAAGAAGTCGACCGGCTCGCACAGCCGCCGGCCGGCTTCGGTGTCTTCCTCACGGCGAACGAGGACGGCACGGCCGACATCTTCACCGGAGGCCGCAAACTCCGCGTGAACGTCAGCCCCAGCGTCGAGCTCGACGAGCTCCGACGCGGCCAGGAAGTCATGCTCAACGAAGCGCTCAACGTGGTCGAGGCCATGGAGTACGAGCGCGTCGGGGACATCGTCACCCTCAAGGAGATCCTCGAGGACGGCGAACGAGCCCTCGTGCTCGGGCACACCGACGAGGAACGGGTGGTCAGGCTCGCCGAGCCGCTGCTGGACGTCACCATCCGCCCCGGCGACGCCCTCCTGCTCGAACCCCGCTCCGGCTACGTCTACGAGATCGTCCCCAAGAGCGAGGTCGAGGAACTCGTCCTCGAAGAGGTCCCCGACATCGGCTACGAGCAGATCGGTGGCCTCGGCGGACAGATCGAGATGATCCGCGACGCCGTCGAGCTCCCCTACCTCTACCCCGACCTCTTCAAGGAGCACGAGCTCCGCCCACCCAAGGGCGTCCTGCTCTACGGGCCCCCCGGATGCGGCAAGACGCTCATCGCCAAGGCCGTCGCCAACTCGCTGGCCAAAAAGGTTGCCGAAGTCACCGGCCAGGCCACCGGCAAGAGCTTCTTCCTCAACATCAAGGGCCCCGAGCTCCTCAACAAGTACGTCGGCGAGACCGAGCGCCAGATCCGCCTCGTCTTCCAGCGAGCCAGGGAGAAGGCCTCCGAGGGCACCCCCGTCATCGTCTTCTTCGACGAGATGGAATCCCTCTTCCGCACCCGCGGCTCCGGCGTCAGCTCGGACGTGGAGAACACCATCGTCCCGCAGCTTCTCGCCGAGATCGACGGCGTCGAAGGCCTGCAGAACGTGGTCGTCATCGGCGCCTCCAACCGCGAGGACATGATCGACCCCGCCATCCTGCGCCCCGGCCGCCTCGACGTGAAGATCAAGATCGAGCGCCCGGACGCCGAAGCTGCCAAGGACATCTTCCAGAAGTACCTCACCGAACGCCTCCCCCTGCACTCCGAGGACGTGGGCGAACACGGCGGCGACAAGACCACCACCGTCCAGAGCATGATCCAGACGGCAGTGGAACACATGTACGCCGAATCCGAGGAAAACCGCTTCCTGGAAGTCACCTACGCCAACGGCGACAAGGAAGTCCTCTACTTCAAGGACTTCAACTCCGGCGCAATGATCGAAAACATCGTCGGCCGCGCCAAGAAAATGGCCATCAAGGACTTCCTCGACCACAACCAGAAGGGCCTGCGCGTCTCCCACCTCCTCCAGGCATGCGTGGACGAGTTCAAGGAGAATGAGGACCTGCCCAACACCACCAACCCCGACGACTGGGCCCGGATCTCCGGAAAGAAGGGCGAACGGATCGTCTACATCCGTACCCTCATCACCGGAAAGCAGGGCGCGGACACCGGACGCTCCATCGACACGGTGGCGAACACCGGACAGTACCTGTAA
- a CDS encoding ferredoxin — translation MGVQQEAGAGGEALEVWIDQDLCTGDGICAQYAPEVFELDIDGLAYVKSADDELLQAKGATAPVPLPLLTDVVDSARECPGDCIHVRRVSDRVEVFGPDAE, via the coding sequence ATGGGCGTGCAGCAGGAGGCCGGTGCAGGCGGCGAGGCGCTGGAGGTCTGGATCGATCAGGATCTCTGTACCGGTGACGGGATCTGCGCTCAGTACGCGCCGGAGGTGTTCGAGCTGGACATCGACGGTCTGGCTTATGTCAAGAGCGCGGACGACGAGCTTCTGCAGGCCAAGGGGGCCACGGCGCCGGTGCCGTTGCCGCTGTTGACCGACGTGGTGGACTCGGCGCGGGAGTGTCCGGGCGACTGTATTCATGTGCGGCGAGTTTCGGACAGGGTCGAGGTCTTCGGTCCGGACGCGGAGTGA
- a CDS encoding tRNA (adenine-N1)-methyltransferase → MSEPTGAARRRGPFKVGDQVQLTDPKGRHYTFTLEAGKNFHTHKGSFPHDELIGAPEGSVVRTTGNVAYLALRPLLPDYVLSMPRGAAVVYPKDAGQILAFADIFPGARVVEAGVGSGSLSSFLLRAIGDQGMLHSYERREDFAEIAQQNVERYFGGPHPAWQLTVGDLQDNLSDTDVDRVILDMLAPWECLEAVSKALVPGGILCCYVATTTQLARTVESIREIGSFNEPTAWETMIRNWHIEGLAVRPDHRMIGHTGFLLTARRLADGVEPPMRRRRPAKGAYGDDYAGPNADGGSGR, encoded by the coding sequence ATGTCCGAACCGACCGGTGCCGCCCGCAGGCGCGGGCCCTTCAAGGTCGGGGACCAGGTTCAGCTGACCGACCCCAAGGGCCGCCACTACACGTTCACGCTCGAAGCCGGGAAGAACTTCCACACCCACAAGGGTTCCTTCCCGCACGACGAACTGATCGGCGCACCCGAGGGCAGCGTTGTCCGCACCACCGGGAACGTCGCCTACCTCGCGCTGCGCCCCCTGCTCCCCGACTACGTCCTGTCCATGCCCCGCGGGGCCGCCGTCGTCTACCCGAAGGACGCGGGGCAGATCCTCGCCTTCGCCGACATCTTCCCCGGCGCACGCGTCGTCGAAGCCGGCGTCGGCTCGGGCTCGCTCAGCAGCTTCCTGCTGCGCGCCATCGGCGACCAGGGCATGCTGCACAGCTACGAGCGCCGCGAGGACTTCGCCGAGATCGCGCAGCAGAACGTCGAGCGCTACTTCGGCGGCCCGCACCCCGCCTGGCAGCTCACCGTCGGCGACCTCCAGGACAACCTGAGCGACACCGACGTCGACCGCGTCATCCTCGACATGCTCGCCCCCTGGGAATGCCTCGAGGCCGTCTCCAAGGCACTCGTCCCCGGCGGCATCCTCTGCTGCTACGTCGCGACCACCACCCAGCTCGCCCGGACTGTCGAGTCCATCCGCGAGATCGGCTCCTTCAACGAGCCGACCGCCTGGGAAACGATGATCCGCAACTGGCACATCGAGGGCCTCGCCGTCCGACCCGACCACCGCATGATCGGCCACACCGGCTTCCTCCTCACCGCCCGCCGCCTCGCCGACGGCGTCGAGCCCCCCATGCGCCGACGCCGCCCCGCCAAGGGCGCCTACGGCGACGACTACGCCGGCCCCAACGCCGACGGAGGCAGCGGCCGCTGA
- a CDS encoding site-2 protease family protein — MVESGGSGRPRPDSEQSAEHPATPASPAADLAQTPVAREPENGPRTGEASGEPSAEHEPTATAEPSEPTPDDESGTGGTGGSGGTSSTGGTGDAGGNKAPAEAEDEAGRPVPPTPTLPKGPPPPRPPEQPRGGLLMGRPFGVPVYVAPSWFLVAALITWVFGGQLDRVLPELGAARYLVSLFFAVAFYASVLIHELAHTIAALRFKLPVRRIQLQFFGGVSEIEKEAETPGREFWLAFVGPLLSLALSGLFYLAMQPVEPGTVPGVLLAGLMISNLIVAVFNLLPGLPLDGGRMLRAVVWKITGKPMSGTIAAAWVGRALAVSVLIGLPLLTQTGALGSSAEDSVGMDTVTDALLAAILAAIIWTGAGNSLRMARLREHLPELRARTLTRRAVPVETDTPLSEALRRANDAGARALVVVDAHGEPLSLVREAAIVGVPEHRRPWVAVSGLAQDLTDGMRVSAELAGEDLLDVLRATPATEYLVVEETGEIFGVLSAADVERAFVKAMARPS, encoded by the coding sequence GTGGTGGAAAGCGGCGGGAGCGGGCGGCCGCGGCCGGACAGCGAACAGTCGGCCGAGCACCCCGCCACACCTGCGTCCCCGGCCGCCGACCTCGCACAGACCCCGGTCGCACGGGAGCCCGAGAACGGCCCGAGGACCGGAGAGGCGTCGGGGGAGCCCTCCGCCGAGCACGAGCCCACCGCCACGGCGGAGCCGAGCGAGCCCACACCCGACGACGAAAGCGGCACGGGTGGTACCGGTGGTTCCGGTGGTACGAGCAGTACCGGTGGTACCGGTGATGCGGGTGGGAACAAGGCACCGGCCGAAGCCGAAGACGAGGCCGGACGACCCGTACCCCCCACCCCGACCCTTCCCAAGGGCCCTCCGCCTCCGCGGCCCCCGGAGCAGCCCCGCGGCGGCCTCCTCATGGGCCGTCCCTTCGGCGTACCGGTCTACGTCGCTCCCAGCTGGTTCCTCGTGGCCGCCCTCATCACCTGGGTCTTCGGCGGCCAGCTCGACCGCGTCCTCCCCGAACTCGGCGCCGCCCGCTACCTGGTCTCCCTCTTCTTCGCCGTCGCCTTCTACGCCTCCGTACTCATCCACGAACTCGCCCACACCATCGCCGCCCTCCGCTTCAAACTCCCGGTCCGCCGTATCCAGCTCCAGTTCTTCGGCGGCGTCTCCGAGATCGAGAAGGAAGCCGAGACCCCCGGCCGCGAGTTCTGGCTGGCCTTCGTCGGCCCGCTGCTCTCCCTCGCCCTCTCCGGCCTCTTCTACCTCGCCATGCAGCCCGTCGAACCCGGCACCGTCCCCGGCGTCCTGCTGGCCGGCCTGATGATCTCCAACCTCATCGTGGCGGTCTTCAACCTCCTCCCCGGCCTCCCTCTCGACGGCGGCCGCATGCTCCGCGCCGTCGTCTGGAAGATCACCGGCAAACCCATGAGCGGCACCATCGCCGCCGCCTGGGTCGGCCGCGCCCTCGCCGTCTCCGTCCTCATCGGCCTCCCCCTCCTCACCCAGACCGGCGCCCTCGGCTCCAGCGCCGAGGACAGCGTCGGCATGGACACCGTCACCGACGCCCTGCTCGCCGCCATCCTCGCCGCCATCATCTGGACCGGCGCCGGCAACAGCCTGCGCATGGCCCGCCTGCGCGAACACCTCCCCGAACTGCGCGCCCGCACCCTCACCCGCCGCGCCGTCCCCGTGGAGACCGACACCCCCCTCTCCGAAGCCCTGCGCCGCGCCAACGACGCCGGCGCCCGCGCCCTCGTCGTCGTCGACGCCCACGGCGAACCCCTCTCCCTCGTCCGCGAGGCCGCCATCGTCGGCGTACCAGAACACCGCCGCCCCTGGGTCGCCGTCAGCGGCCTCGCCCAGGACCTCACCGACGGCATGCGCGTCTCCGCGGAACTCGCCGGCGAGGACCTCCTCGACGTCCTGCGCGCCACCCCGGCCACCGAGTACCTCGTCGTCGAGGAGACCGGCGAGATCTTCGGCGTCCTGTCCGCCGCCGACGTCGAGCGCGCCTTCGTCAAAGCCATGGCCAGGCCGTCCTAG